CTGGGCGATGATCTCGTAGTCGTGGCCGCCTATGGAGACGCCGGCAGCGCGGTGTTTTTTGTGCGTGGCCAACGCGACTGGGACGATCATGCCGGTGACCTGGCGGGGCAGGAAGTCAAAGTGATGAAGCGCATTCACAATGTCGAAGTGTGCATCGAGGGCGCCGTGACCCGCCACGGCACCGTGATCGGCCCCGCGATGACGAGTCTCGTCGGTTACCCGGAGCTGACTCCCGGCAAGGGCAGCTGGTGCGGCAATGACATCTGGCGCGGGGTGCTGCGCCCGGACCAGACGCATGCCGCGCGAGAAATGGTGCGGAAGCTGGGCGACATCCTGAGCCGTGAGGGGTATCGAGGTTACTTCGAGGTGGACCTTTTGCACGATCTGGACTCCGACGAGCTCTACCTCGGCGAGGTGAACCCGCGCCTGAGCGGGGCCAGCCCGATGACGAACTTGACCACCGAGGCCTACGCCGACATGCCGCTGTTTCTCTTCCACCTGCTCGAGTACATGGACGTGGAATACGAGCTCGATATCGACGAAATCAACTCGCGCTGGGAGCGCGGCTACGGCGAGGACGAGGTCTGGGGTCAGGTGATCATCACGGAGACATCGCAGGATGTCGAGCTCTTCACCGCGACGCCACGCACCGGTGTGTGGCGCATCGATGACGACGGTCGTGTGTCTTTTGCGCGCCCGGCCAACGACTGGGCCACGCTGCTCGACGGGTCCGAGGCCTTCTACATGCGTGTCGCGGCGCCTGGCGACTTACGCTGCGAGGGCGCCCAACTCGGCGTGCTTGTCACCCGCGGGCACCTGCAGACCGACGACTACCAGCTCACCGAGCGCTGCCGGCGCTGGGTCAAGGGCATCAAGGCGAAGTTCGCCTCAACTCCCCTGGCGCCGGCCACGCCAATCGTCTCGCGCCTCGTCGCACGAGCGTGAGCGGCGGCCGGACGAACTGCTCGACAAACCATCGAGCGCGAGCATGATCGGCGGTGAACCTGGTCGCGTCCCGGCCGGCATCTCACTGGACAACTGGCTGTCGGCGCCCTATTCGCAGTGGTCATTTCAGCACGTCGAAGACTTCGTGCCGACCGCGGTAATCTCGCGCGGGACCGGGCCGGTCGCGGCGTTGCCCGCAGCCAGTGCTCCGGTGGCCGAGATCCCGGTGACCAGCATCGACAGGGTGGCCACCACCGTTGGCGCGGTGATGGCCACCACCGCTACCGACGGGTGGGCCGTCGCCTACCGCGGTTCGATGGTGGCCGAGGAATACCTCGACGGCTTCGGGGCCCAGACCCGGCACCTGCTGTTTTCGGTAAGCAAGTCGCTGGTGGCAGCCGTCGTCGGCGCGCTGCACGGAGCCGGTGCGATCGAGCTTGACGCGCCGGTCACGAAATACGTTCCTGCCCTGACGAATTGCGGCTACGCCGGTGCGACGGTGCGCCAGCTGCTGGACATGAGGTCGGGTATCGACTTCTCAGACGATTACCTTCATCCGACCGCGGAGATTCACGTGCTCGACCAGGCCATCGGGTGGGCACCCAGGAGCAGTCCGGACGTCCCCGCCACGCTGCGTGAGTTCCTGCTGACCTTGCGCCAGAAATCGGCTCACGGCGGCCCCTTCGAATATCGCTCCTGTGAGACCGACGTGCTCGGCTGGATCTGCGAGGTCGCGGGCGGCCAACGGATGCCCGAGCTGATGTCGGACCTGCTGTGGAGCCGCATCGGCGCGCAATGCGACGCCACCATCGGCGTGGACACCGACGGCACCGGACTTTTCGACGGCGGCATCAGCGCCTGTCTTAGCGACATGATCCGGTTCGGGTCGCTGTTCTTACGCGACGGTGTCTCGTTGACCGGCCGGCAAGTGGTGCCGGCGGCGTGGATCGTCGACACCCTCGACGGCGGTCCCGACTCGCGTCAGGCGTTCGCCGCCAGTCCCGGTAACAACCAAATGCCCGGCGGCATGTACCGCAACCAAGTGTGGTTTCCCTATCCGGGCAGCAATGTCGTTCTGTGCCAGGGCATGTGTGGTCAGATGATCTACGTCAACCGCGCCGCGGAGCTGGTCGCCGCCAAGTTGTCCAGCCAGCCGGACTCCGCGGACCCGCAGATGCTGTTAGACACGCTGCACGCATTCGATGCGGTGGCACACGAACTGGCTGGAATGACAGGTTAACCGCGTTAACCCGAGGTTCCGCTGACCGCCGTCCACTAGCCGATTGACCGTTGCGAATACAAGGCGGCTCTCACGTCTTTCTCCGGCACAACCCGGGGCCCTATGAATGGTCGACGGAGGCCTAGGAGTTCGAATCCTGCTCCTGTGCAATCGATTTCCGCCCGATACGTTGTCGACATTAGCTCGACCCAGCGTCGCTAGGCCGATAGCTACCGCTTTGTTACCGTGACGCTTCTCCCCTGGGTTGCAACAAAATCATTTGCTCACAGTGGGTTTCGCCTGCTTGATGGATAAGATTGATCATCCACGAAAGATCGCGGTCCCTGCTGCGGTATCCCAAGGAATTGTCCGCTTCACCAGAGCGTGCTGCGAGGGTTTGAGCCGAACGAGCAACGTCTTTCGCGATTGTGATTGAGTGCCGCCACCCAGGCGACCCGATTACCGTGATATGGCGCTGACATTCGCGATCGCCCTCGGCGAGGTGCTGAAGTCGCAGGCATCGGAATTTGCCCAGGCCGTAGCATAGTAGTGGCATGAATCGCATACGCTTGAGCACTAATGTCGACGCCGAGCTGTTGAGCAGTGCACGCGGCGTGCGGGCGGGGATGAATGACGCAGCCCTGATCGATGAGGCTCTCGGGGCATTGCTTGCTCGTCATCGATCGGCCGAGGTGGATGCGAGCTACGCGGCTTACGACAAGCACCCGGTTGAGGAGCCCGACGAGTGGGGCGACCTAGCGTCGTGGCGGCGGGCGGTTGGAGACTCGTGAGCGCACTTCCGGCACGCGGAGAGGTGTGGTGGCGTCCGGTCGTTGTGCTCTCGCGTGATGCGCCGATCCCTCGGCTTCGCCGCGCACTGGTAGCACCCTGCACCACGACCATCCGGGGCTGGCCAGCGAGGTTGTTCTGGAACCGGGTTCCGACCCGATCCCGCGCCGTTCCGCGGTGAATTTGGACTCAGTCGAAAGCGTCTCGGTCGCGGTATTGATCGATCGGCTTGGCCGCCTAGCCGACACGCGGATGCGCGCGGTCTGCGCGGCCCTCGAGGTCGCGGTCGATTGCTCTGGGTGACACGTCAGCAAAGCCGGATCATGTGTCTCGCTTTACTGGCTACGGCCTGATCTGAGCTTAAGGGCTGCCGCGACAATGGGCTTGGCCCAGTCCGGTGTGCCTGCCAAATCGGGTGGCCCGACGATGCGGCCCCGCTGCATGTGCAGCACCAACACCGGCAGCGGCGCCTGCCCGGCCGCGGGGTCGGCGGTCGCGGAGTTGTCATACACCCGTAGCTCGGTGAGCGCAGATAGTAATTGCACCAGATTCAGCAGGCTGTGGCGGCAGCGGCGGCGGATGTCGGCTTCGGGAATGTCATGCCCACCCGCGCGGACCCGTTGTCGCACCCGCTCGATATGGGCATCGGCACTGGCCAGCCCCATGTAGAAGACCCGGACCTCGATGCCGCATGAGGCGGCCTCGGCCAGCAGTCGCGGCATCGTCGTGCCACCGAGTGTGGTCTCGAGACTGAAATCGAGGCGTTGATGAATCGCCCGTTCCAGCAGCTTTCGGCCCTGCTGCCATGCCGCCGCGTTAGCCTCGGGCTGGCCCAGGCCCGGGTTGGCCGCCATGAGAGCGCGTGCGGCCTCGTCGGGGTTGTAGTACTCACCACCGGCCGCGCGGATCGCCGCGCCGCCGATGCTGCTCTTGCCGGCACCGTTGACGCCCGCCAACACGTACAGCCGCGCCGGTACCGGCGTTTTACGAGCCATTTACCGCGCTGGCTCACCGCCGCCGCGCGGCGCGCGCCGCCTTCACCGCAGCGGCGCCGAGTTCCTCCGGTGTGGCGTCGAATGCCGCAGCGACGCCGGCTTTGGCTTTCGGTGTCTGCATGGTGGCCAACAGCTCGTCGAAACGCTCACTGAGGTCATCGAGTGCCGGTGTGGCTGATTCGACCAGGGCCACGAATTCGGCATACGACAGCAGCACCGCCCTAGGGGTGTCGTGCTTGGTGATCACCACCGCCCCGCCGAGTGCGGCCTGCTCGAAGACCGTGCCGAACTCATTCCTGAGACGGCTAGCGGTCACCGTCGGCGCATCGACTAGCTTGCCGTCGCGGTTGCGGAACGTCACGGTGGACATGAAGCTCCCCTCGTTCGTAACGCTAAACATTCTAGCTATTTTGTCTATTTTGTGTGAACCAGACATTTTATGCCCGGGCAGGCGCGGTTGGCCGCAGGTGATGGACCATCCGGCCAACGGCGTCGCCGCTCCCCCGCGAGGACGGGTCAGGCCGGTTTGTCGGGGTCGGGTCGAAGGTCTCGCCACCAGCAGTAGATGTAGATCAACATCGAGATCCCCAGCACGACGATCACCCAAAGAACCACCGTGACGTCCACCCACCATCCGATGGGCGGGGAGTCGGGAAGCGCATTGCGCAGCGGTACCACGGCGAAAAGCATTGTCCCATACCACGTTGTCATCGGCGGCTGGAATTTTCGTCGACCACGCAACGTCTGGACCGCAACAAACAGGGCCAGGCCGGCGAGCAGGATCAAAACACCGACGACGGCGGCGGCAAACGCCGCGGTGGATGGCGATCGCTGCAACTCCACTCGGTACGGTCCGGAATCGTTGGCGTTGCTGCCGCCAGGAACGTCGACCCTCCAGCCCCGGAGACGGTCGACGAATGTCACCGGTGCCCGCTGCGGTGCCGGCGGAGTGCCGCGGAAGAGTTCGACGGTGATGGGCCCCGAGTGGTAGTCGTCGAACGGCCAATGCGTGACGTCGCCGGTGAGGTTCAGTGGAACCGGAAAAACGCCGGGCAGCATGCCCTTCGACCACGTGTGCTTGGTCGGTGTCACCGCGGACGTCACCACGACACTGAGGTCTTGGGTGAGATCATGGGAGACCGGATCCAGCAGCCCAGGCCCCGGCGCAACCGTGACGTCGGCAATCAACTGGCCGTCGATCGAGTGAACATCCTTGAGATCGATGGTCACCGTGGTCCCGTCGGGCGCCGGGTGACCTTCAGTTACTTGACGAGGCTGGCCCAGCCCGGCGCTGGCATACAGCGAAACCGTGACCAGATACGCCGCAATAAGGACCACGACAGCACCGATACCGGTCGCCCGCACCCATGGCCTTGCACGCAGAAATCCATCCGTCGACAACGATGCCTCCCGCACAAATCGGTTCTTGTCCCAGGGATTGTAAGGACCCGAATGTGGCCGGCGCGTCGAGCACGGCGGTAGCGAATCGGTTCTCGATCGCG
The nucleotide sequence above comes from Mycobacterium malmoense. Encoded proteins:
- a CDS encoding type II toxin-antitoxin system Phd/YefM family antitoxin translates to MSTVTFRNRDGKLVDAPTVTASRLRNEFGTVFEQAALGGAVVITKHDTPRAVLLSYAEFVALVESATPALDDLSERFDELLATMQTPKAKAGVAAAFDATPEELGAAAVKAARAARRR
- a CDS encoding DUF4436 domain-containing protein, coding for MRATGIGAVVVLIAAYLVTVSLYASAGLGQPRQVTEGHPAPDGTTVTIDLKDVHSIDGQLIADVTVAPGPGLLDPVSHDLTQDLSVVVTSAVTPTKHTWSKGMLPGVFPVPLNLTGDVTHWPFDDYHSGPITVELFRGTPPAPQRAPVTFVDRLRGWRVDVPGGSNANDSGPYRVELQRSPSTAAFAAAVVGVLILLAGLALFVAVQTLRGRRKFQPPMTTWYGTMLFAVVPLRNALPDSPPIGWWVDVTVVLWVIVVLGISMLIYIYCWWRDLRPDPDKPA
- a CDS encoding biotin carboxylase is translated as MIVHAGGPEPEPRRMLNGISDVRAFFHTNAVPLYFISPTPFNLLGIDRWIRNFFYLTYFDSFEGTHSRVFVPRRRDRIDFGSMGDVCNHLLRDPETLEFIAGRGPGGKACFVMMDEETQALARQAGLEVMHPPVELRHRLGSKIVMTRLADEAGVPSVPHAIGRVGSYDELSALAQSAGLGDDLVVVAAYGDAGSAVFFVRGQRDWDDHAGDLAGQEVKVMKRIHNVEVCIEGAVTRHGTVIGPAMTSLVGYPELTPGKGSWCGNDIWRGVLRPDQTHAAREMVRKLGDILSREGYRGYFEVDLLHDLDSDELYLGEVNPRLSGASPMTNLTTEAYADMPLFLFHLLEYMDVEYELDIDEINSRWERGYGEDEVWGQVIITETSQDVELFTATPRTGVWRIDDDGRVSFARPANDWATLLDGSEAFYMRVAAPGDLRCEGAQLGVLVTRGHLQTDDYQLTERCRRWVKGIKAKFASTPLAPATPIVSRLVARA
- a CDS encoding AAA family ATPase, whose product is MARKTPVPARLYVLAGVNGAGKSSIGGAAIRAAGGEYYNPDEAARALMAANPGLGQPEANAAAWQQGRKLLERAIHQRLDFSLETTLGGTTMPRLLAEAASCGIEVRVFYMGLASADAHIERVRQRVRAGGHDIPEADIRRRCRHSLLNLVQLLSALTELRVYDNSATADPAAGQAPLPVLVLHMQRGRIVGPPDLAGTPDWAKPIVAAALKLRSGRSQ
- a CDS encoding serine hydrolase domain-containing protein, which gives rise to MIGGEPGRVPAGISLDNWLSAPYSQWSFQHVEDFVPTAVISRGTGPVAALPAASAPVAEIPVTSIDRVATTVGAVMATTATDGWAVAYRGSMVAEEYLDGFGAQTRHLLFSVSKSLVAAVVGALHGAGAIELDAPVTKYVPALTNCGYAGATVRQLLDMRSGIDFSDDYLHPTAEIHVLDQAIGWAPRSSPDVPATLREFLLTLRQKSAHGGPFEYRSCETDVLGWICEVAGGQRMPELMSDLLWSRIGAQCDATIGVDTDGTGLFDGGISACLSDMIRFGSLFLRDGVSLTGRQVVPAAWIVDTLDGGPDSRQAFAASPGNNQMPGGMYRNQVWFPYPGSNVVLCQGMCGQMIYVNRAAELVAAKLSSQPDSADPQMLLDTLHAFDAVAHELAGMTG